The sequence CTGCGCGCCGTGGACGGCGACGAAGCCCGGCTCCATGCGGCCTGCCAGGGCTACCTCCAGTCCGACTGGGGCCGTGCCCGCCAGCCCCCCGGGACCGTGGTCGCGTTCTGCTCGCCGCGCGTGTGGACGCGCTACGTCCCGCAGCTGGAGGACGGACCGGAGACGGACACTGCGGAGTCCGGCCTCCCCGTCACGTCGGAGGCGGCGTCCACGGAAGCAAATCGCGTCTGGAGCGCCTGTCTGGACGGCGTGCGCGCCCAGGGCAAGCGGTATGCGCTGTCCTGGCTGGGCAAGGCCCGCGCGGTGGGCCTGGAGGACGGACACCTGGTGCTCGCGGCGCCGGACGCCTATTTCCGCCAGTGGGTGGAGGAGCAGTACGGCTCGCTGATGGAGGCGGAGGCGCGCGGCCTGGGGTTGAAGGGCGTGCGCTGGGCCCGGGCCGCGCACGAGGTCGCGTAGGCCTTATTCGTCGGCGCGCAGCGCGATGGCGGGCGTCACGCGCAGCGCGCGGCGAGCGGGCAGCCAACTGGCCACGAGCGCCACCACTCCCAACAGCAGGGGCACGCCTCCGAACGTCAGGGCGTCCAGCGTTCCCACGCCGTAGAGCATCCCCGCGAGCCCGCGCGCGAGCACCGCCGCGCCCACCAGCCCCACTCCGACGCCCACCGCGGCCAGCCGGAGTCCCTGCCCCACCACCAGCCACAGCACCTGCCGATCCGTCGCGCCCAGCGCCATGCGGATGCCCAGCTCGCGCGTGCGCTGGCTCACCGTGTACGCCAGCACGCCGTACAGCCCCACGCCCGCCAGCGTCAGCGCGAGCACGGCCATGGCCGTGAGCAGGCCGCCCATCACCTGCGTACGCCCCAGGCTCTCCGACACCACGTCCTCCAGGTCGCGCACCTGCATGAGCGGCAGGCCCGGATCCACCGCGCGAAGCTGTTCACGCAGCGCGGGCACCAGCGCCTGTGCGCTCCGGGTGGCGCGCACGGCGATGACCATGTGCAGGCCCTCGAACTGATCCATGGGCAGGTACACCTCCGCGCGCGGCTCCTCCGCGAGGCTCGCGTGGTGCACGTCTCCCACCACGCCCACCACCTCCCGGAACGGCTCGCCGTCGAGCGTCAGCCGGGCGCGCTGTCCCAGGGAGGGACCCTTCGGAAGAAAGCGCTTCACGAAGGCTTCATTGACCACCATCACTGGCGCGCTCCCCGCGCCGTCCGAGGCGCGCACGTCACGGCCTTCCTTCAGTGGGATGCGCAGCGTGGCGAAGTAGCCATCGCTCACCGCGCGGAAGTTGACGGGCTCGCGCGCATCGGCCTCGCGCTCCGTCTCACCGGGCAGCAGCACCGCGCTGAAACCGTTGCGATTCCACAGCGGCAACGTGCTGGCCAGTCCCGCCGACTGCACCGACGGCAGCGCCCGCACGCGCGCCAGCAGCTCCGCGCTCACCAGCCGCCGTCGCGTGTCGTCCTCTCCATACGCCTCGCGAGGGAACGACAGATCCATCGCGCTGACACCGTGCGGCTCAAAGCCAGGTGCTACGGAGTGCAGTGCGTGGAGCGTGCGCAGCATCAGCCCCGCGCCCACCAGCGGCACGAGCGCCAGCGCGACCTGCGCCACCACCAGCACCGCCCGCGCCCGCACCGGCCCCGTCGCGCCCCTTCCTCCGCGAAGGCCTCCGAGCGCGCCCTTCGCCTCCGCGCGGGAAGCGCGCAACGCGGGCACCAGACCGAAGAGGATGCTCGTGGTCAGCGACAGCCCCGCCGCGATGGCGAGCACGTGCGGCTCCAGCCGGATCTCCTCGGGTGACACCACCTCACCGGGCACGAACACGCGCAGCAGGTCCATGCCCCACAGCGCCAGGAGCAGCCCCACCGCGCCGCCCAGCACCGCCAGCACCGCGCTCTCCACCAGGAACTGCCGCACCAGCCGGCCCCGGTCCGCGCCCAGCGCCGCGCGCACGGCCACCTCCCGCTCCCGGGCACTGGCTCGCGCGAGCAGCAGGTTCGCCACGTTGGCGCACGCCACGCACAGCACCAGCACCATCACTCCGGCCAGCAGCCACAGCTGCTCGCGGGACGTCTCCACCACCTGTTCATGCAGCGGCACCAGGCGCACTCCGGGCACCGCTTCACCTCCACCCACCGTCGCGGCCCAGGCGCGCGAGCGCTCCTCCAGCTCCGCACGGGCGCGCTCCAGCGGAACGCCCGGCCGCAGCCGGCCCACGCCGCGCACGTAGAGTTCCTCCGGAACCTGCCCCGGTGCGGCGGTCGCGGGGGCCAGCGGCATCCACAGCTCCACGCCTGGCCAGAAGCGGAACGACGCGGGCAGCACGCCCTGGACGACGTGCGGGGTGCCATCGAGCGTCACCGTCTGCCCCACCACGTCCGCGCGTCCCGCGAAGTGGCGCCACCAGAAGGCATGGGACAGGAGCACGCCCCGGTCGCGCCCGGGCACCTGGGACTCGGGACCGAAGGCCTGGCCGCGCTCGGGCCGCACGCCCAGCAGGGGCAACAGGCCCGGAGTGGCCAGCCCCGCCCGCACCCGCTGCGCCGCGCCCGGACCGGTCAGCGTGTAGTCCACGGCGGTCACGCCCTCGATGCCCTGGAACGCGTCCGAGCGCTCGCGCCACGCCTGGAGGTACGAGTACGCCACCCCGCCCCGCTCGCGCTGCGGCGTCGACTGGTACAGGCGCAGCAGCTCCTGGGGCTCGGGGTACGGCAGGGGCTTGAGCAGCACCTGGTACACGAGGCTGAAGACCGCGGTGGTGGCGCCGATGGCGAGCGCGAGCGTGGCCACGACCACCCCGGTGAACACGGGCTCGCGGCGCATCCGGCGCAGCGACAGGCGGACGTCTTGGAGGAGCTGGGACATGGGGTGGGTCCGGGGCTGCAACTCTAGCGCCACGGGTCTTCGCCGGGCCGGGGTCGGAGGAAGGCGGAGCGGGTGTTCGCTCGTGGCACACGGCGTCCCGCAAGCGGACAGCGGCCGTTTTTCGGAAGGCAGGCGCGGGCCCCGGCGATATGGAGGGCCCATGCGCAATGCACTGATGGCGGCTTCGTTCCTTGCCCTCGCGGGCTGTTCCCACTCGACGCCCACGGCTCCGGCGTCCTCCCCCCAGGCCCAGGCGGCGTCCGTGCCGGCGCAGGCGCTGGTGGACGCGCCGGACCGCACGGAGGCGGACCGCAAGCTGGACGCGGGCCGGCACCCCGCGGCCCTGCTCGAGTTCGTGGGCGTGAAGCCCGGCATGCAGGTGGCGGAGCTGATGGCGGGCGGCGGCTACACCACGGAGCTGCTGGCTCGCGCGGTGGGGCCCACGGGCAAGGTGTACGGCGAGAACCCCAAGGTCGTGCTGGAGCGCTTCGCGGAGAAGCCGTGGCAGGAGCGGCTGGCGCGGCCGGTGAACCAGAACGTGGTGCGCCTGGACCGTGAGCTGGACGCGCCCTTCCCGCCCGAGCTCAACGGCACGCTGGACGCGGTGGTGAGCCACATCATCTACCACGACACCGGCTGGCTGGGCGTGGACCGGGCGAAGATGAACGCGGCGGTGTTCCAGGCGCTCAAGCCGGGCGGCGTCTACGTCATCCTCGACTCCAGCGGGAAGCCGGGCACGGGCATCACGGAAGGCCAGACGCTGCACCGCATCGACGAGCAGTTGGTGCGCGACGAGGTGCAGGCCGCGGGCTTCAAGTTCCAGGAGGAGGCCAACACCTGGCGCAACCCCGAGGACACGCGCGACTGGAACTCCAGCCCGGGAGCCGCGGGCGAGCGCCGGGGCACGAGCGACCGCTTCGCGTTCAAGTTCGTCAAGCCGTAGAGGCAGACACGCACATGGCCTCTCACAAGTTCAAGGCGAAGCTCGAAGTGGCCAACGACGTGGGAGGCCGGTTCGTGCGCTGTCCGTTCGACAGCCGCGAGGCCTACGGTGAAGCGCGGCCTCCCGTGGTCGGCACCGTCAACGGGCATCCCTTCCGGAGCCGGTTGATGGTGTACGGCGGCATCACCTACCTGGGCTTCACCCAGAAGGTGCGCGAGGCCGCGGGCGTCGAGGACGGCGCGCTGCTGAGCATCACGCTGGAGCGCGACACGGCGCCTCGCGAGATTGAAGTGCCGGAGGACCTCCAGCGTGCGCTGGACGCGGAGCCCGCGCTGCGGGACGTGTTCACGAAGCTCGCGTTCACGCACCGCAAGGAGTTCGTCCAGGCGCTCACCGAGGCGAAGAAGGAGGAGACCCGCGCGCGCCGCCTCGCGCAGACGCTGGAGAAGCTGCGCGCCAAGGTGGCGAAGTAGACCGGGTACGGACAGTGTCTGCTGGAGCCCCAGGCTGCCCGTCCCAGGGGTGGAGTAGCCTTCAGCCCATGGCCTCTCGCATCCCGGCTCGCCCTGTCCGCAACGTCGACGATTCGAGCGCACGCCTCATCGCCTGTGGCGTGTCCATCGGGCTGTTCGTGATCGCCTGTTTCATGCCCGCGCTGATCACGCGCACCCCGCACCATGGGGGTGACTCGTCGGTGAATGGAGCGTTCCTGCTGCTCATCGGCCCCACGGCCGTGGTCTCCGGGAACTTCGGTTGGTTCGCCAATCCCCTGCTGGCCGTGGCGATCGTCATGCTCGCGCTGAGGGCGGACCGGAAGGCGTTCTGGTGGGGGGCCACGGCCTGCGTCCTCGGGGCGTCTTCGATCATCAGCACGCGCTCCTACAACGCCGACGTGCAGGGGACCGAAATCGGCTTCTATGTCTGGATGGCCAGCCTGCTGGTGGTGCCTGTCACGGCCAACCTCCTCTCACTGCGCGACACGCAATCCTGATTCAGGCGTCTTCGTCCGCCGAGCCGAACGCCTGACCTCTCACCGCCGTAAGCAGCAGGTCGTACTTGCCGCCCAGGAACGTGCGGAAGCCGTGCTGGTGCAGGTAGCGGCGGTAGAAGGACAGGTCCTTCACCAGGAGCGACAGGTCCGGCTCACGCAGGTTGCGCACGCGCGCGCCGTACACGACCTCTCCGTCGCGGAAGCGTGAGTTGGGGAAGCCCAGCACCAGCGAGGCCTTGGGCTCCAGGTGCTCCTGCACCAGCTTGCGCAGGAGCGCGCGGTCATCCACGCCCGGGCTCTGCAACGTGCCCACCGACACCACCACGTCGAAGCGCCCCAGGTCCGAGGGCAGCGCGTTCAGGTCCGCCTGCACGAAGGCATGGCGCGCGTCCGGGAACGCCGTCCGCGCTTCCGCCAGGGCGCTCGCGCTGTGGTCCACCCCGACGAAGCGGATGCCCTCCACCTCCGCGAACGCGGCCAGCTCATCGCCCCGGTTCACCCCCAGGTCCAGGAGCCGCGCGCCCGGGGGCAATGACAGCCGGCCCACCGCCTCCAGCCAGGGCACGAGGAAGCCCGCGTCCTCGAACTTCCGCACGCGCGCGAAGTCGGATGCGGCGCCATAGCGCTCCTGCGGCGCCTCCGTGCGCGTCCCTCCGCCCGCATGCCACGACGCCTCCGACCCCAGCGGCTCGAACGTGAGCCGCACGTGCGTTGCGTCCACCGCGCGCGGCGTGCGCAGCCGGCACGACAGTCCCTCCGCCAGGTCGCACCAGCTCCGCAGCGGCCGGTGCACCAGTCCCCCCTCCACGCGCTCCCCGGGATAGCGGCCGTGGCCCAGGTCCGGATCCGGCACGTCGATGGACACGGGCCCTGAGGGCAACCGCGCCTCCAGGTGGCGCAGCACGAGGATCAACGGCTCGGCGTGGAAGCGGCGTGACATGCGCCGCACCCTACCCCGCGGGCTTCAGTGGGACTCCAGCACGATCTTCCCGAACGCGCCCCGGCGCAGGTGTTCCAGGGCGGCAGGCAGCGCCTCCAGCGGATAGCGCTTGTCGATGCCCGGCTTGAGCCCCGTGGCGTCCACCGCGCGCACCGGTGAGTGACGGACTGCCTACGCTACGAGGCCTCCCCCACCACGGCCCGCCGGATGCCCTTCAGCTTGTCGGGGTTGCGCGTGACGTAGAGGGCGACGATGCGGCCGTCCTCGATGGCGAGCGCCGTCGTCTGCAGCGTCCCATCCGCCTCCAGCGTGACGTACGCGGGCAGGCCGTCGATGGTGCCCTCGTGCACGAGCTGCGCCGACTTCACGGCCGCGTTACGGCTCACCCCCGCGAAGAAGCGCAACAGCTTCTCCTGGCCATAGATGGGGTTGAGGACCGCCTTCGCCTTGCCGCCGCCGTCTGCATACATGACGACGTCCTGGGCCAGCAGTGCCTGGAGCGACTGCGTGTCTCCGCTCCGGGATGCGGCGTGGAACGCCGAGGCCAGCTCGTGCCCCTTCGCCTCCGTCACGGGGAAGCGGGGACGCGCCTCCTGCACGTGGGCCCTCGCCCGGCTGGCCAGCTGCCGGCACGCGGCGGGGTCCCGGTCAATGGCCTTCGCCACCTGCTCGAAGTCCATGCCGAACACGTCGTGCAGGAGGAACGCGGCCCGCTCCAGCGGGGACAGACGCTCCAGGGCCATCATCAGGGTCAGCGTCAAGTCGTCGCCCTCCACTGTCTCGATGATGGGCTCAGGAAGCCACGTGCCCACGTACTCCTCGCGCCGGACGCGCGCGGACTTCAGGACGTCCAGGCACAGGCGCGTCACCGTGCGGACGAGCACGGCCTCGGCGTCGCGCACGGCCGCGCGGTCCGTCTGGTGCCACCGGAGATACGCCTCCTGCACCACGTCCTCCGCCTCCGCGACGATGCCCAGCATCCGGTACGCGATGCGGAGCAGCCGGGGGCGGAGCGGGTCGAAGACGTCCGCGGGGTTCAGGTCAGGCGGCGTCACTGCGAGCGGTCACCGGGTGGATGGACCGGAAGCCGATGGCGAACCGGTTCCAGGAGTTGATGACACCAATCATGAGGGTCAGCTTCACGATCTCCTCTTCGGTGAAGTGCGGCTTGAGCGCAGCGTAGTCCTCATCCGGGGCGTGTGTCTGGGAGATGAGCGTCAGGGCCTCGGTCCAGCCCAGGGCCGCCCGCTCACGCTCGGTGTACAGCGGCGACTCACGCCAGCCGTCCAGCAGGTAGATGCGCTCCTCCGTCTCCCCATGCGCGCGGGCGTCGCGGGTGTGCATGTGGATGCAGAAGGCGCAGCCGTTGAGCTGGGAGGAGCGGATCTTGACCAGCTCGCGAAGGCTGGGCTCCAGCCCCAGGGCCTCCACCTTCTTGCTGAAATCCATCATGAGGTTGACGGCGTCCGGCGCGACCGCGAAAGCATTCATGCGGGTCTTCATGTGCGGATCCTCTTTCTGGTGGGCGAAGCGCCCTTCCATCCCCAGGACGACGCAGCGGGTGCCGCGTGTGACATGGGCATTTAAAAAGCGATTCGGGGCTCAGGCGGCTTCGCTGCGAGGGGTCACCGGGTGCACGACCCGGAAGCCGAGGATGATCCGGTTCGCGATGTTGATCATGCCAATCAGGAGGGTCAGCTTCACGATCTCCTCCTCGGTGAAGTGCGGCTTGAGCGCGGCGTAGTCCTCGTCGGGCGCGTGCGTCTCGGAGACGAGCGTCAGGGCCTCGGTCCAGCCCAGGGCCGCGCGCTCGCGCCCGGTGTAGAGCGGCGACTCACGCCAGCCGTCCAGCAGGTAGATGCGCTCCTCCGTCTCCCCATGCGCGCGGGCGGCGCGGGTGTGCAGGTGGATGCAGAAGGCGCAGCCGTTCATCTGGGACGAGCGGATCTTGACCAGCTCGCAGAGGCTCGGCTCCAGCCCCAGGGACTCCACCTTCTTGCTGAAATCCTTCATCAGGCTGAGGGCGTCCGGCGCGACCGCGAAAGGATTCATGCGAGCCTTCATTAGAAACTCCTCGTTCTTGGGGGGGCGAAGTGCCCTTCCATCCCCAGGACGAGGCTGCGGGGGCCGCGTGTGACATGGTCATTTAAAAGGCGAAAATGACCAGCCAGGAGGCATCCCGGATGCAGACCGTGACGGATGTGGAGACGCTTGAGCGGCTGTACGGAGTGGTCGGGCAGTCGTCCGTACTCAAGGAGGTGGACCACCTCCACCCTGCGTACCGGCCCTTCATCGAGCGCTCGCCGTTCATGGTGCTGGCCACCGGGGGCCCTGGAGGGCTGGATGCGTCACCTCGGGGGGACCCCGCCGGCTTCGTGGTCATCGAGGACGCGCACACGTTGCTGCTGCCCGACCGCCGGGGGAACAACCGCATCGACTCGCTGCGGAACATCCTGGCGGATCCGCGAGTCGCGCTGCTGTTCTTCGTTCCCGGCGTCAACGAAACCCTGCGCGTCAACGGCCGGGCGAGCATCGTCATCGAGCCGTCGATGCTGGAGCGCTTCCCCTTCGAGGGGAAACTGCCGCGCTCCGTCCTGCGCATCACCGTGGAGACGGTCTTCTTCCAGTGCAGCCGCTCGCTGATCCGCGCGGGGCTCTGGGACCCGGCCCGCCACGTCGCGCGAGCGGAGCTGCCCAGCAACGGCGCCATCCTCGAAGCGCTTAGCCAGGGCTCCATCAACGGCGGTGAGTACGACCGCGACCTGCCGGGCCGGTTGAAGACGTCGCTGTACTGAGCCTCAAGCGCCCGCGTCGAACACCGTGGCCTTGCGCACGCGCACGCGGAGGGTCTGACCGGCGCGCACGCCCTCCAGCGCCGGTCCGATGACGCGCAGGAACGCGTCACCCACCGGGAAGCGGTACTCCGCGGCGTGTCCGAGGAACAGCCGCGCGGAGAGCACCAGCGGCGTGCCGGTGTCCCCCAGCTCCAGATCCTCCGGACGCACGACGAGGGTTCCCGATCCGCCCTTCGCTTCGAGGGGCAGCTCGAAGGCGAGCTCCGTCCCCGAGCAGTGGAAGGCGCCCGCGCGGACCTCGCCCGGCAGCACGTTGGCGCCGCCGACGAAGCCCGCGACGAACGGCGTGGCGGGTTGCCGGTACAGCCGCTCCGGCGTGTCCACCTGTTCGATGACGCCCCGGTTCATCACGGCGATGCGGTCCGACAGGGCCAGCGCCTCGCCCTGGTCGTGCGTGACGAAGACCAGCGTCGTGCCCAGCCGGGCCCGCAGCGCGGCGATCTCCGCGCGTAGCTCCTCGCGCAGGGCCGCGTCCAGGTTCGACAGGGGTTCATCCAGCAGCAGCACGCGAGGCCCCGCCACCAGCGCCCGCGCGAGCGCCACGCGCTGCAACTGTCCGCCGGACAGCTCATGCGGCATCCGCGACGCATAGGCATCCAGGCGCACCCAACGCAGGGCTTCGCGCACGCGCGAGGCGACCTCGTGACGGGGCACCTTCCGGAGCACGAGGGGATAGGCGACGTTCGCCTCCACGCTGCGGTGCGGCCAGATGGCGTAGCTCTGGAACACCATGCCCAGTCCGCGCTTCTCGGGTGGAACGCGCACGCCGGGCCCGGCGACGAGGTCGTTCCCCAGCCGGATGGTGCCCGCGTCCGGATGCTCCAGCCCCGCGAGCATCCGCAGCGTCGTCGTCTTCCCGCAGCCAGAAGGCCCCAGCAGGGACACCAGCTCGCCCTGCCCCACCTCCAGGCTGAGGCCGCGCACGACGGGCGTCCCGCCGTATGCCTTGACCAGTCCCTCCAGGACGATGGCCGCCATCACCGCACCTCCGGAACGCGACGTCGGGCCCACGCCAGCACGGCCTGACCCGCCACCACCAGCGCCACGAACGCGCACGCGAGCACGGCCGCGGCGGCCGGGTCCGCGTAGCTCTGCAACTCGAACAGCAAGGTGCCCAGCACCTCGGAGCCCGCGGGCACCAGCAGCACGGACAGGGTGATCTCCGTGGCGCACGCGAGGAACGCCAGCACGAAGGCCACCGTCAGCGCGGGCCGGAGCAGCGGCAGCGTCGCGTCCACGAACGCCCGCACGGGCCCCGCGCCGCCGACGCGCGCGGCTTCCGCGAGGGAGGGATCCACCTGGGCCAGGGCCTCGGAGCTGTTGCGCTCGCCCAGGGCCAGGTACTTCGCCACGTAGCCCACGAGCAGCAGC comes from Corallococcus macrosporus and encodes:
- a CDS encoding carboxymuconolactone decarboxylase family protein, translated to MKTRMNAFAVAPDAVNLMMDFSKKVEALGLEPSLRELVKIRSSQLNGCAFCIHMHTRDARAHGETEERIYLLDGWRESPLYTERERAALGWTEALTLISQTHAPDEDYAALKPHFTEEEIVKLTLMIGVINSWNRFAIGFRSIHPVTARSDAA
- a CDS encoding class I SAM-dependent methyltransferase, with amino-acid sequence MRNALMAASFLALAGCSHSTPTAPASSPQAQAASVPAQALVDAPDRTEADRKLDAGRHPAALLEFVGVKPGMQVAELMAGGGYTTELLARAVGPTGKVYGENPKVVLERFAEKPWQERLARPVNQNVVRLDRELDAPFPPELNGTLDAVVSHIIYHDTGWLGVDRAKMNAAVFQALKPGGVYVILDSSGKPGTGITEGQTLHRIDEQLVRDEVQAAGFKFQEEANTWRNPEDTRDWNSSPGAAGERRGTSDRFAFKFVKP
- a CDS encoding YdeI/OmpD-associated family protein, translating into MASHKFKAKLEVANDVGGRFVRCPFDSREAYGEARPPVVGTVNGHPFRSRLMVYGGITYLGFTQKVREAAGVEDGALLSITLERDTAPREIEVPEDLQRALDAEPALRDVFTKLAFTHRKEFVQALTEAKKEETRARRLAQTLEKLRAKVAK
- a CDS encoding class I SAM-dependent methyltransferase gives rise to the protein MSRRFHAEPLILVLRHLEARLPSGPVSIDVPDPDLGHGRYPGERVEGGLVHRPLRSWCDLAEGLSCRLRTPRAVDATHVRLTFEPLGSEASWHAGGGTRTEAPQERYGAASDFARVRKFEDAGFLVPWLEAVGRLSLPPGARLLDLGVNRGDELAAFAEVEGIRFVGVDHSASALAEARTAFPDARHAFVQADLNALPSDLGRFDVVVSVGTLQSPGVDDRALLRKLVQEHLEPKASLVLGFPNSRFRDGEVVYGARVRNLREPDLSLLVKDLSFYRRYLHQHGFRTFLGGKYDLLLTAVRGQAFGSADEDA
- a CDS encoding ABC transporter permease, with amino-acid sequence MSQLLQDVRLSLRRMRREPVFTGVVVATLALAIGATTAVFSLVYQVLLKPLPYPEPQELLRLYQSTPQRERGGVAYSYLQAWRERSDAFQGIEGVTAVDYTLTGPGAAQRVRAGLATPGLLPLLGVRPERGQAFGPESQVPGRDRGVLLSHAFWWRHFAGRADVVGQTVTLDGTPHVVQGVLPASFRFWPGVELWMPLAPATAAPGQVPEELYVRGVGRLRPGVPLERARAELEERSRAWAATVGGGEAVPGVRLVPLHEQVVETSREQLWLLAGVMVLVLCVACANVANLLLARASAREREVAVRAALGADRGRLVRQFLVESAVLAVLGGAVGLLLALWGMDLLRVFVPGEVVSPEEIRLEPHVLAIAAGLSLTTSILFGLVPALRASRAEAKGALGGLRGGRGATGPVRARAVLVVAQVALALVPLVGAGLMLRTLHALHSVAPGFEPHGVSAMDLSFPREAYGEDDTRRRLVSAELLARVRALPSVQSAGLASTLPLWNRNGFSAVLLPGETEREADAREPVNFRAVSDGYFATLRIPLKEGRDVRASDGAGSAPVMVVNEAFVKRFLPKGPSLGQRARLTLDGEPFREVVGVVGDVHHASLAEEPRAEVYLPMDQFEGLHMVIAVRATRSAQALVPALREQLRAVDPGLPLMQVRDLEDVVSESLGRTQVMGGLLTAMAVLALTLAGVGLYGVLAYTVSQRTRELGIRMALGATDRQVLWLVVGQGLRLAAVGVGVGLVGAAVLARGLAGMLYGVGTLDALTFGGVPLLLGVVALVASWLPARRALRVTPAIALRADE
- a CDS encoding carboxymuconolactone decarboxylase family protein, translated to MKARMNPFAVAPDALSLMKDFSKKVESLGLEPSLCELVKIRSSQMNGCAFCIHLHTRAARAHGETEERIYLLDGWRESPLYTGRERAALGWTEALTLVSETHAPDEDYAALKPHFTEEEIVKLTLLIGMINIANRIILGFRVVHPVTPRSEAA
- a CDS encoding sigma-70 family RNA polymerase sigma factor, producing the protein MNPADVFDPLRPRLLRIAYRMLGIVAEAEDVVQEAYLRWHQTDRAAVRDAEAVLVRTVTRLCLDVLKSARVRREEYVGTWLPEPIIETVEGDDLTLTLMMALERLSPLERAAFLLHDVFGMDFEQVAKAIDRDPAACRQLASRARAHVQEARPRFPVTEAKGHELASAFHAASRSGDTQSLQALLAQDVVMYADGGGKAKAVLNPIYGQEKLLRFFAGVSRNAAVKSAQLVHEGTIDGLPAYVTLEADGTLQTTALAIEDGRIVALYVTRNPDKLKGIRRAVVGEAS
- a CDS encoding ABC transporter ATP-binding protein, coding for MAAIVLEGLVKAYGGTPVVRGLSLEVGQGELVSLLGPSGCGKTTTLRMLAGLEHPDAGTIRLGNDLVAGPGVRVPPEKRGLGMVFQSYAIWPHRSVEANVAYPLVLRKVPRHEVASRVREALRWVRLDAYASRMPHELSGGQLQRVALARALVAGPRVLLLDEPLSNLDAALREELRAEIAALRARLGTTLVFVTHDQGEALALSDRIAVMNRGVIEQVDTPERLYRQPATPFVAGFVGGANVLPGEVRAGAFHCSGTELAFELPLEAKGGSGTLVVRPEDLELGDTGTPLVLSARLFLGHAAEYRFPVGDAFLRVIGPALEGVRAGQTLRVRVRKATVFDAGA
- a CDS encoding pyridoxamine 5'-phosphate oxidase family protein, giving the protein MQTVTDVETLERLYGVVGQSSVLKEVDHLHPAYRPFIERSPFMVLATGGPGGLDASPRGDPAGFVVIEDAHTLLLPDRRGNNRIDSLRNILADPRVALLFFVPGVNETLRVNGRASIVIEPSMLERFPFEGKLPRSVLRITVETVFFQCSRSLIRAGLWDPARHVARAELPSNGAILEALSQGSINGGEYDRDLPGRLKTSLY